The following coding sequences lie in one Oncorhynchus nerka isolate Pitt River linkage group LG14, Oner_Uvic_2.0, whole genome shotgun sequence genomic window:
- the LOC115128063 gene encoding pyruvate kinase PKM-like isoform X2: MPLPDSFIQKQQLDASMADTFLEHLCLLDIDQEPITARNTSIICTIGPASRSIAKLQEMVKAGMNIARLNFSHGSHEYHGETIKNIREAVETITTDPLYYRPVAIALDTKGPEIRTGLVRGTAEHEVELERGASVRVVTGEGDRDSTDGNVIWVDYPSLPQVLEKGGRIYIDDGLIGLKVLETGPDWVEALVESGGVLGSRKGVNLPGCDLVDMPAVSERDEGDLRFGVAQGVDMVFASFIRCGQDVREVRRALGPFGKGIKVVSKVESRQGVHNFLEILAESDGVMVARGDLGIEIPAEKVFIAQKMMIGRCNSAGKPVICATQMLESMVSHPRPTRAEGSDVANAVLDGADCVMLSGETAKGLFPVESVAMMHSICREAEAAIFQQQLFEELRRLTPLSNDPTEVTAIGAVESSFKCCAGAVIVLTTTGRSAQLLSRYRPRCPIVAVTRSPQVARQAQLLRGVFPVLFHPLPAPVWADDVDNRVNFGMNIGKARGFFKTGDMVIVVTGWIPGSGHTNIMRAVHVP; this comes from the exons ggcctGCGTCTCGCTCCATCGCCAAACTGCAGGAGATGGTGAAGGCAGGAATGAACATCGCTCGACTCAACTTCTCTCATGGCTCTCATGAG TACCATGGTGAGACCATCAAGAACATCCGGGAGGCGGTCGAGACCATAACCACTGACCCTTTATATTACAGGCCGGTAGCCATCGCCTTGGATACCAAAGGCCCTGAAATACGCACAGGCCTGGTTCGAGGG actgcaGAGCATGAGGTGGAACTGGAGCGTGGGGCCAGTGTGCGTGTGGTGacaggggagggggacagggacaGTACGGATGGGAACGTCATCTGGGTGGACTACCCCAGTCTGCCTCAGGTCCTGGAGAAAGGAGGAAGGATCTACATCGACGACGGACTCATCGGACTAAAAGTCCTGGAGACAG gtccagACTGGGTGGAGGCACTGGTAGAGAGTGGAGGTGTTCTGGGCAGCCGTAAGGGGGTCAACCTGCCGGGGTGTGACCTGGTGGACATGCCCGCTGTGAGTGAGCGTGATGAGGGGGACCTGAGGTTCGGCGTGGCCCAGGGGGTGGACATGGTGTTCGCCAGCTTCATCCGCTGTGGCCAGGATGTCAGGGAGGTCCGACGGGCCCTGGGGCCCTTCGGAAAGGGCATCAAGGTGGTCAGCAAGGTGGAGAGTCGCCAGGGAGTAcataa tttcttGGAGATCCTGGCGGAGAGTGATGGGGTGATGGTTGCCAGGGGCGACCTGGGCATAGAGATCCCTGCAGAGAAAGTCTTCATCGCTCAGAAGATGATGATCGGACGTTGCAACTCCGCTGGCAAGCCTGTTATCTGTGCCACACAG atgtTGGAGAGCATGGTATCCCACCCCAGGCCTACGCGTGCGGAGGGCAGTGACGTAGCTAACGCAGTGTTGGATGGAGCCGACTGTGTGATGCTCTCTGGGGAGACGGCTAAAGGACTGTTCCCTGTCGAGTCTGTGGCCATGATGCACTCG atCTGCAGGGAGGCAGAGGCAGCCATCTTCCAACAGCAGTTGTTTGAGGAGCTTCGTCGTCTGACCCCTCTGTCCAATGACCCTACTGAGGTCACTGCTATAGGAGCTGTAGAGTCATCCTTCAAGTGCTGTGCTGGAGCTGTCATAGTACTCACTACTACTGGCAG gtcaGCCCAGCTTCTGTCCCGGTATCGCCCACGCTGTCCCATCGTCGCAGTAACAAGAAGTCCTCAG GTGGCACGTCAGGCCCAGCTGCTGAGGGGTGTGTTCCCAGTGCTGTTCCACCCCCTCCCTGCCCCCGTCTGGGCCGACGATGTAGACAACAGAGTCAACTTCGGCATGAACATAG GAAAGGCCAGGGGCTTCTTCAAGACAGGTGACATGGTGATCGTGGTGACCGGCTGGATCCCTGGTTCTGGTCACACTAACATCATGAGGGCAGTCCACGTGCCCTAA